One region of Etheostoma cragini isolate CJK2018 chromosome 16, CSU_Ecrag_1.0, whole genome shotgun sequence genomic DNA includes:
- the lrrtm4l1 gene encoding leucine-rich repeat transmembrane neuronal protein 4, translating into MGPMLCDGRLTHLLFPLLLLLRAPLLFSFNERTCPNSCRCEGKTVHCDSAGFLDVPENISVGCQGLSLRYNELHTLLPYQFAHLSQLLWIYLDHNQISAVDSRAFQGVRRLKELILSSNRITSLHNSTFHGIPNLRSLDLSYNKLEILQPGQFHGLRKLQNLHLRSNGLSNIPIRAFLECRSLEFLDLGYNRIKALTRTTFLGLQKLMELHLEHNQFSRINFFLFPRLANLRSLYLQWNRIKVVNQGLPWTWYTLQKLDLSGNEIQTLDPAVFHCLPNLQVLNLESNKLSNVSQEAVSAWISLTSISLAGNMWDCGTGICPLVAWLRNFRGSKDTTMICSSPKYLQGEKIMEATRNHGICEETDYVLTETPSPMSELISEATGEPTFAPTSGSPPMPPASTFGPVPPFRPRPIPHPTFPGQMSKNPRDSVAGTRPTFIPPPEFEHMTLHKVVVGSVALFFTMSLILTIIYVLWRRYPGATRLLQQRSMVGRRRRKKSPEPEQNLSSQLQEYYMSYNPAATPEALEVLGNGTGSCTCTISGSRECENEYTCPRPLPGAWLGDVPTIH; encoded by the coding sequence GTCCAATGCTGTGTGATGGACGACTGACACaccttctctttcctctcctgctcctcttGCGGGCTCCCCTGCTGTTCAGCTTTAATGAGCGCACCTGTCCCAATAGCTGCCGATGTGAGGGGAAGACGGTCCATTGTGATTCAGCTGGCTTCTTAGATGTCCCAGAAAACATCTCTGTAGGCTGCCAAGGCCTCTCCCTGCGCTACAATGAACTACACACCCTGCTGCCATATCAATTTGCTCACCTCAGCCAGCTTCTTTGGATCTACTTGGACCATAATCAGATTTCAGCTGTCGACAGTCGAGCATTCCAGGGGGTCCGCAGGCTTAAAGAGCTGATACTAAGCTCCAACAGGATCACATCCCTGCACAATTCAACATTCCATGGAATTCCCAATCTTCGCAGTCTGGACTTGTCCTACAACAAATTGGAAATCCTGCAGCCTGGTCAATTTCATGGCTTACGGAAACTGCAAAACCTACACCTACGCTCGAATGGTCTTTCCAACATCCCAATTCGAGCATTCCTGGAGTGCCGAAGTTTGGAGTTTTTAGATTTGGGCTATAATCGAATCAAGGCTCTTACCCGTACAACCTTTTTGGGGctacagaagctgatggagttGCATCTGGAGCACAACCAGTTTTCACGGATcaacttttttctgtttccacGCTTAGCCAACCTGAGATCACTCTATCTGCAGTGGAACCGTATTAAGGTGGTCAACCAGGGCCTGCCGTGGACTTGGTATACACTGCAAAAACTTGATCTGTCTGGAAATGAAATCCAGACCCTAGACCCGGCTGTGTTCCACTGCTTGCCCAACCTTCAAGTCCTCAACCTGGAATCCAACAAACTGTCCAATGTGTCTCAAGAGGCGGTGTCAGCATGGATCTCATTGACCTCCATCAGCCTTGCTGGGAACATGTGGGATTGTGGAACTGGTATTTGCCCACTTGTGGCTTGGTTGAGGAATTTTCGGGGAAGTAAAGACACCACTATGATATGCAGCAGTCCAAAATATCTCCAAGGTGAAAAAATTATGGAAGCCACGAGGAACCATGGTATTTGTGAGGAAACAGATTACGTTCTGACTGAAACACCCTCACCAATGTCAGAGCTCATTTCCGAAGCTACCGGGGAACCAACCTTTGCTCCTACTAGCGGCTCTCCGCCTATGCCACCAGCCAGCACCTTTGGTCCCGTCCCACCATTCAGACCTCGACCGATTCCTCATCCTACCTTTCCAGGGCAGATGAGCAAAAACCCAAGAGACTCAGTTGCTGGCACTCGACCCACCTTCATACCACCCCCAGAGTTTGAACACATGACTCTGCACAAAGTGGTGGTAGGCAGCGTGGCACTCTTCTTCACCATGTCCCTAATCTTGACAATTATCTATGTGTTGTGGCGGCGCTATCCAGGTGCAACCAGGTTGCTGCAGCAGCGATCCATGGTGGGGCGGAGGCGTCGCAAAAAGAGTCCGGAGCCAGAGCAGAACCTGAGCTCCCAGCTCCAAGAGTATTATATGAGCTACAACCCTGCTGCCACGCCAGAGGCATTGGAGGTGCTAGGAAATGGCACTGGTTCCTGCACATGCACAATATCTGGCTCCAGGGAGTGTGAG